A window from Ciconia boyciana chromosome 21, ASM3463844v1, whole genome shotgun sequence encodes these proteins:
- the AIRIM gene encoding AFG2-interacting ribosome maturation factor isoform X1 yields MAAVAALAAALREWAAAAAGQDAAWRAALAAWAPLLGSLAGLAAQMRAAQRLAWGGSPLGAFGGLRARLWRKQRGAAEALLEELGNRRAELRAVRDAVGAGVAGVLRLYEERAAELGLAAALRRGPRCPSLADALEGLQDVERYYRHLYPSAVGLSGQRWRAPLSLCRPYRARRYLESELLLRRTSCDSLAEMEALPQSWERILERYKEGVVQDTLLKISLFVDNQRELCCSPGS; encoded by the exons atggcggcggtggcggcgctggcggcggcgctgcgggagtgggcggcggcggcggcggggcaggacGCGGCCTGGCGGGCGGCTCTGGCCGCCTGGGCGCCGCTGCTGGGCTCGCTGGCCGGGCTGGCGGCGCAGATGCGGGCGGCGCAGCGGCTGGCGTGGGGCGGGTCGCCGCTGGGCGCCTTCGGCGGCCTGAGGGCGCGGCTGTGGCGGAAGCAGCGCGGCGCGGCCGAGGCGCTGCTGGAGGAGCTCGGCAACCGGCG ggcagagctgcgggCCGTGCGGGACGCGGTGGGGGCCGGCGTGGCCGGCGTGCTGCGGCTGTACGAGGAGCGggcggcagagctggggctggcggcggcCCTGCGGCGCGGGCCGCGCTGCCCCTCGCTGGCTGACGcgctggaggggctgcaggacGTGGAGCGCTACTACCGGCACCTGTATCCTTCTGCGGTGGGGCTCTCCGGGCAGCGCTGGCGGGCGCCTCTTTCTCTTTGTCGTCCTTACCGGGCACGAAGGTACCTGGAGAGCGAGCTCCTCCTGCGCCGCACCAGCTGCGACAGCCTGGCAGAGATGGAAGCCCTCCCACAGTCTTGGGAGAGGATTTTGGAGCGCTACAAGGAAGGCGTCGTCCAAG ATACGCTTCTTAAGATCTCTCTGTTTGTGGACAACCAGCGAGAGCTGTGCTGCTCACCAGGCTCCTGA
- the AIRIM gene encoding AFG2-interacting ribosome maturation factor isoform X2, which yields MAAVAALAAALREWAAAAAGQDAAWRAALAAWAPLLGSLAGLAAQMRAAQRLAWGGSPLGAFGGLRARLWRKQRGAAEALLEELGNRRAELRAVRDAVGAGVAGVLRLYEERAAELGLAAALRRGPRCPSLADALEGLQDVERYYRHLYLESELLLRRTSCDSLAEMEALPQSWERILERYKEGVVQDTLLKISLFVDNQRELCCSPGS from the exons atggcggcggtggcggcgctggcggcggcgctgcgggagtgggcggcggcggcggcggggcaggacGCGGCCTGGCGGGCGGCTCTGGCCGCCTGGGCGCCGCTGCTGGGCTCGCTGGCCGGGCTGGCGGCGCAGATGCGGGCGGCGCAGCGGCTGGCGTGGGGCGGGTCGCCGCTGGGCGCCTTCGGCGGCCTGAGGGCGCGGCTGTGGCGGAAGCAGCGCGGCGCGGCCGAGGCGCTGCTGGAGGAGCTCGGCAACCGGCG ggcagagctgcgggCCGTGCGGGACGCGGTGGGGGCCGGCGTGGCCGGCGTGCTGCGGCTGTACGAGGAGCGggcggcagagctggggctggcggcggcCCTGCGGCGCGGGCCGCGCTGCCCCTCGCTGGCTGACGcgctggaggggctgcaggacGTGGAGCGCTACTACCGGCACCT GTACCTGGAGAGCGAGCTCCTCCTGCGCCGCACCAGCTGCGACAGCCTGGCAGAGATGGAAGCCCTCCCACAGTCTTGGGAGAGGATTTTGGAGCGCTACAAGGAAGGCGTCGTCCAAG ATACGCTTCTTAAGATCTCTCTGTTTGTGGACAACCAGCGAGAGCTGTGCTGCTCACCAGGCTCCTGA
- the CDCA8 gene encoding borealin isoform X2, producing MAPARKKAGASARGRKLAAFLKDFDREVRSRLEQLRTNGQRLVKEVENLYNIEILRLPVALREMNWLDYFAKGGSKKVLEEAATADLEITEINKLTAEVIQTPLKIIKKVEKSKQDIEAIEEEAEPPLLPLAKKAKHDSQCPPELEAENVNPRTGKVKASMKKVPVSRSRRAPSARVKRLSKRIFKTPGLRTPAVNERVYTISANGSPLADSNDIFISVPVGGGESIRLTASDLTKKNLLHLNPEAQGIMKKLSVRLAQACSGAKTHR from the exons atgGCTCCCGCGCGAAAGAAGGCTGGCGCGAGCGCGCGCGGCAGGAAGCTGGCGGCCTTCTTGAAGGACTTCGACCGCGAGG TGAGGAGCCGGCTCGAGCAGCTGCGGACGAACGGGCAGCGCCTCGTCAAGGAGGTGGAGAACCTGTACAACATCGAGATCCTGCGGCTGCCGGTGGCGCTCCGCGAGATGAACTGGCTCGACTACTTCG ctaaAGGAGGAAGCAAAAAGGTGTTGGAAGAGGCAGCAACG gcAGACTtggaaataacagaaataaacaagtTAACAGCAGAAGTTATCCAGACTCCTTTAAAAATCATCAAGAAAG TGGAAAAATCTAAACAGGATATTGAAGCTATTGAAGAAGAAGCAGAGCCTCCTTTGCTTCCTctagcaaagaaagcaaaacatgatAGCCAGTGTCCTCCAGAGCTAGAAGCCGAAAACGTTAATCCGAGAACTGGAAAG GTGAAGGCATCCATGAAAAAAGTGCCAGTGTCCAGGAGCAGGAGAGCTCCTTCAGCAAGAGTGAAGCGCTTGAGTAAGAG aattttcaaGACACCGGGTTTGCGCACACCCGCAGTAAATGAACGTGTTTACACCATCTCTGCCAACGGCAGCCCCCTTGCCGACAGCAACGATATCTTCATTTCAGTCCCTGTTGGAGGAGGGGAG aGCATTCGTTTAACAGCAAGTGATTTGACCAAGAAGAATCTTCTTCACCTGAATCCGGAGGCCCAAGGAATTATGAAGAAGCTATCA gTTCGTCTTGCACAAGCTTGCAGTGGTGCAAAAACCCACAGATGA
- the CDCA8 gene encoding borealin isoform X1 has product MAPARKKAGASARGRKLAAFLKDFDREVRSRLEQLRTNGQRLVKEVENLYNIEILRLPVALREMNWLDYFAKGGSKKVLEEAATADLEITEINKLTAEVIQTPLKIIKKVEKSKQDIEAIEEEAEPPLLPLAKKAKHDSQCPPELEAENVNPRTGKVKASMKKVPVSRSRRAPSARVKRLSKRSSKNSLITPATGRMVDLCARGGTSMITPKFDSRIFKTPGLRTPAVNERVYTISANGSPLADSNDIFISVPVGGGESIRLTASDLTKKNLLHLNPEAQGIMKKLSVRLAQACSGAKTHR; this is encoded by the exons atgGCTCCCGCGCGAAAGAAGGCTGGCGCGAGCGCGCGCGGCAGGAAGCTGGCGGCCTTCTTGAAGGACTTCGACCGCGAGG TGAGGAGCCGGCTCGAGCAGCTGCGGACGAACGGGCAGCGCCTCGTCAAGGAGGTGGAGAACCTGTACAACATCGAGATCCTGCGGCTGCCGGTGGCGCTCCGCGAGATGAACTGGCTCGACTACTTCG ctaaAGGAGGAAGCAAAAAGGTGTTGGAAGAGGCAGCAACG gcAGACTtggaaataacagaaataaacaagtTAACAGCAGAAGTTATCCAGACTCCTTTAAAAATCATCAAGAAAG TGGAAAAATCTAAACAGGATATTGAAGCTATTGAAGAAGAAGCAGAGCCTCCTTTGCTTCCTctagcaaagaaagcaaaacatgatAGCCAGTGTCCTCCAGAGCTAGAAGCCGAAAACGTTAATCCGAGAACTGGAAAG GTGAAGGCATCCATGAAAAAAGTGCCAGTGTCCAGGAGCAGGAGAGCTCCTTCAGCAAGAGTGAAGCGCTTGAGTAAGAG ATCAAGCAAAAATAGCTTGATCACTCCAGCTACTGGTAGAATGGTTGATCTCTGTGCTCGGGGAGGTACCTCCATGATCACACCCAAATTTGATTCCAG aattttcaaGACACCGGGTTTGCGCACACCCGCAGTAAATGAACGTGTTTACACCATCTCTGCCAACGGCAGCCCCCTTGCCGACAGCAACGATATCTTCATTTCAGTCCCTGTTGGAGGAGGGGAG aGCATTCGTTTAACAGCAAGTGATTTGACCAAGAAGAATCTTCTTCACCTGAATCCGGAGGCCCAAGGAATTATGAAGAAGCTATCA gTTCGTCTTGCACAAGCTTGCAGTGGTGCAAAAACCCACAGATGA